In the Drosophila takahashii strain IR98-3 E-12201 chromosome 3R, DtakHiC1v2, whole genome shotgun sequence genome, one interval contains:
- the ssh gene encoding protein phosphatase Slingshot isoform X2, with product MALVTVQRSPSVAGSCSNSDGEAEDDEGNSKGHDRSECFFAGKGTALVLALKDIPPQQQSERRLSTDSTRSSNSTQSNNSDIQLHLQSMFYLLQREDTLKMAVKLESQRSNRTRYLVIASRSCCRSATSERRRHRIIRHNSAKVGGSAGSTASSTATVTTQRQLSVEQTATEASSKCDRSADKENATAAGDNKNTSGMEESCLLGIDCNERTTLGLVVPILADTTIHLDGDGGFSVKVYEKTHIFKPVSVQAMWSALQTLHKVSKKARENNFYASGPSHDWLSSYERRIESDQSCLNEWNAMDSIESRRPPSPDAIRNKPPEKEETESVIKMKLKAIMMSVDLDEVTSKYIRGRLEEILDMDLGEYKSFIDAEMLVILGQMDAPTKIFEHVYLGSEWNASNLEELQKNGVRHILNVTREIDNFFPGTFEYFNVRVYDDEKTNLLKYWDDTFRYISRAKAEGSKVLVHCKMGVSRSASVVIAYAMKAYQWEFQQALEHVKKQRSCIKPNKNFLNQLETYSGMLDAMKNKEKLQRSKSETNLKSTKDARLLPGSEPTPLIQALNQAKSKSTGEAEVTPDGEEDRLHRRSSGQKSQRRMVRRSSSTSPKTQTAVVTKQQSQSMENLTPERSVAEEPKNMRFPGSNGENYSVTQNQVLHIQKHTPLSVRTRIHDLEAQQPVWTSLTKLITQTSHLGGQPRRDSSSSDVFSSQVDSVFAKEEGEKRQRRKTHSWTESFGPSGGIVLDPKPQQSSAIPLRPRGTRQREPPSRHASWGSGDNRSSLPPRISSGSYYDSNRNTTAIFEGVIQDLKRSGNCNAMEGSVEQAVGANEGTVKRTKQKLEESTSLKKRCQEDSSSQELLLETVDAGQRRCPSLYRSASSAHSPRQRQPLRCNSEELMHTSDIENKNTTTPGDQEVVLRFPGQTLAEDQRISGNVQILKQNFEAKVAGAGGGGAGGVAVSSSTTTAVPANPGKKTTSHQSLPSSPVAQHASNCNSNSSASNSSDSSVSENCDRNVKGLVHKYQTTTSCSSQAAATQTVACAPLPTAGSNTSHACSNTITTTSTTSFKQRPHSHYDRSLSNRSTHDYSESRPPPAPVRLSHASNMQQQQLQQPEQQQQVQIRRLAQHGKTHPLSRLSAPKTGFNTAAYNTM from the exons GATGGCGAGGCCGAGGACGACGAGGGTAATAGCAAGGGCCACGATCGCAGCGAGTGCTTCTTTGCCGGCAAGGGGACCGCTTTGGTCCTCGCCCTCAAGGACATCCCGCCCCAGCAGCAAAGCGAGCGCCGCCTGAGCACCGACTCCACCCGCTCGAGCAACAGCACGCAGAGCAACAACTCGGACATCCAGCTCCATCTGCAGTCCATGTTCTACCTGCTGCAGCGCGAGGACACGCTCAAGATG GCTGTCAAACTGGAGTCGCAGCGGTCCAACCGCACTCGCTACCTGGTGATTGCCTCGCGTAGCTGCTGTAGAAGCGCCACCAGCGAGCGACGGCGCCACCGGATCATCCGTCACAATTCGGCCAAGGTCGGTGGATCGGCGGGCAGCACAGCGTCCTCCACGGCAACGGTCACCACGCAGCGTCAGCTGTCCGTCGAGCAGACCGCCACCGAGGCCAGCAGCAAATGTGATAGATCAGCGGACAAGGAGAACGCAACGGCGGCCGGCGACAACAAGAATACCTCGGGCATGGAGGAGTCCTGCCTGCTGGGCATCGACTGCAACGAGCGGACCACCCTGGGCCTGGTGGTGCCCATCCTGGCGGACACCACAATCCATTTGGATGGCGATGG TGGCTTCAGCGTCAAAGTTTACGAAAAGACGCACATCTTCAAGCCGGTCTCAGTGCAGGCCATGTG GTCCGCGCTGCAGACGCTGCACAAAGTGTCGAAGAAGGCTCGTGAGAACAACTTCTATGCCAGCGGACCCTCCCACGACTGGCTTTCCAGCTACGAGAGGCGCATCGAATCGGACCAATCCTGTCTGAACGAGTGGAATGCCATGGACTCGATCGAGAGCCGCCGACCACCTTCGCCTGATGCCATACGAAACAA ACCCCCCGAAAAGGAGGAAACCGAAAGTGTCATTAAGATGAAGCTGAAGGCCATCATGATGTCGGTGGATCTGGACGAGGTCACCTCCAAGTACATACGCGGGCGTCTCGAGGAGATCCTGGACATGGATTTGGGCGAGTACAAGTCTTTTATTGACGCCGAAATGCTCGTTATCCTCGGTCAAATGGATGCCCCCACAAAGATATTCGAGCACGTCTATTTGGGCTCCGAGTGGAACGCCAGCAACCTCGAGGAGCTGCAGAAAAACGG CGTTCGCCACATCCTGAATGTCACACGGGAGATCGACAACTTCTTTCCCGGCACCTTTGAGTACTTCAATGTGCGCGTGTACGACGACGAGAAGACGAACCTGCTGAAGTACTGGGACGACACCTTCCGCTACATTTCGCGCGCGAAGGCCGAGGGCTCCAAGGTGCTGGTGCACTGCAAGATGGGCGTCAGCCGGTCCGCCTCGGTGGTCATCGCGTACGCCATGAAGGCCTACCAGTGGGAGTTCCAGCAGGCGCTGGAGCACGTGAAGAAGCAGCGCAGCTGCATCAAGCCGAACAAGAACTTTCTCAACCAGCTGGAGACCTACAGCGGCATGCTGGACGCCATGAAGAACAAGGAGAAGCTGCAGCGCAGCAAGAGCGAGACGAACTTGAAGAGCACAAAGGATGCGCGGCTGTTGCCGGGCAGCGAGCCCACTCCCCTCATTCAGGCGCTCAACCAggccaagtccaagtccaCCGGCGAGGCGGAAGTCACGCCAGATGGCGAGGAGGATCGCCTGCATCGCCGCTCCAGCGGCCAGAAGTCGCAGCGACGAATGGTTCGGCGCTCCAGCAGCACTTCGCCCAAGACACAGACGGCTGTCGTGACCAAGCAGCAGAGCCAGTCCATGGAGAACCTCACGCCGGAGCGCAGCGTGGCCGAGGAGCCCAAGAACATGCGCTTCCCGGGCAGCAACGGCGAGAACTACAGCGTCACCCAGAACCAGGTGCTGCACATCCAGAAGCACACGCCTCTGTCGGTGCGCACGCGGATTCACGATCTCGAGGCGCAGCAGCCCGTGTGGACATCGCTGACCAAGCTGATCACGCAGACTTCCCACCTGGGAGGTCAGCCGCGCAGGGATTCCAGCTCATCGGATGTGTTTTCCTCTCAGGTGGACAGTGTTTTCGCCAAGGAGGAGGGCGAGAAGCGGCAGCGACGCAAGACGCACTCCTGGACGGAGTCATTTGGACCCAGTGGCGGCATCGTGCTGGATCCCAAGCCACAGCAATCGAGCGCTATTCCACTGCGTCCTCGGGGCACTCGGCAAAGGGAGCCTCCTTCGCGGCACGCCAGCTGGGGATCGGGCGACAATCGCAGCAGCCTGCCGCCGCGAATTAGTTCGGGTTCCTACTACGACAGCAACCGCAACACCACGGCCATCTTCGAGGGCGTCATCCAGGACCTCAAGCGCAGCGGCAACTGCAATGCGATGGAAGGATCAGTGGAACAGGCCGTGGGAGCTAACGAGGGCACTGTGAAGCGCACCAAGCAGAAGCTGGAGGAGAGCACCTCGCTGAAGAAGCGCTGCCAGGAGGACAGCAGCAGCCAGGAGCTGCTGCTCGAGACAGTGGATGCGGGGCAAAGGCGTTGCCCGAGTCTCTACAGGAGCGCCTCGTCGGCGCACAGTCCACGGCAGCGACAGCCGCTGCGCTGCAACAGCGAGGAGCTGATGCACACCAGCGACATTGAGAACAAGAACACCACCACGCCCGGCGATCAGGAGGTAGTGCTGCGCTTTCCGGGTCAAACGCTGGCCGAGGATCAGCGCATTTCGGGCAATGTGCAAATACTCAAGCAGAATTTCGAAGCCAAAGTGGCGggcgcaggaggaggaggagcaggaggagtagCGGTCAGTAGTTCAACGACGACGGCGGTGCCAGCGAATCCCGGCAAGAAGACGACCAGCCACCAATCACTGCCTTCGTCGCCGGTGGCGCAGCATGCCTCGAACTGCAACTCCAACTCCTCCGCCTCCAACTCGTCCGATTCCAGCGTAAGCGAAAATTGTGATCGTAATGTAAAAGGTCTAGTGCATAAATATCAAACCACTACTTCCTGCAGTAGCCAGGCGGCGGCCACGCAGACAGTCGCCTGTGCCCCACTGCCAACCGCCGGAAGCAACACGAGCCACGCCTGCAGCAACACCATtaccaccaccagcaccactAGCTTCAAGCAACGCCCGCACTCCCACTACGACCGCTCGCTATCCAACCGATCGACGCATGATTATAGTGAGAGTCGACCGCCTCCTGCGCCCGTACGCCTCAGTCACgccagcaacatgcaacagcagcagctgcaacaaccggaacaacagcagcaggtgCAAATCCGGCGGCTGGCGCAGCATGGAAAGACGCATCCGCTGAGCAGGCTAAGTGCTCCCAAAACGGGCTTCAACACCGCCGCCTACAACACCATGTAA
- the ssh gene encoding protein phosphatase Slingshot isoform X1 codes for MIKQNSQPFAKLEFSLLACSWPYDYIVGIPRWDGEAEDDEGNSKGHDRSECFFAGKGTALVLALKDIPPQQQSERRLSTDSTRSSNSTQSNNSDIQLHLQSMFYLLQREDTLKMAVKLESQRSNRTRYLVIASRSCCRSATSERRRHRIIRHNSAKVGGSAGSTASSTATVTTQRQLSVEQTATEASSKCDRSADKENATAAGDNKNTSGMEESCLLGIDCNERTTLGLVVPILADTTIHLDGDGGFSVKVYEKTHIFKPVSVQAMWSALQTLHKVSKKARENNFYASGPSHDWLSSYERRIESDQSCLNEWNAMDSIESRRPPSPDAIRNKPPEKEETESVIKMKLKAIMMSVDLDEVTSKYIRGRLEEILDMDLGEYKSFIDAEMLVILGQMDAPTKIFEHVYLGSEWNASNLEELQKNGVRHILNVTREIDNFFPGTFEYFNVRVYDDEKTNLLKYWDDTFRYISRAKAEGSKVLVHCKMGVSRSASVVIAYAMKAYQWEFQQALEHVKKQRSCIKPNKNFLNQLETYSGMLDAMKNKEKLQRSKSETNLKSTKDARLLPGSEPTPLIQALNQAKSKSTGEAEVTPDGEEDRLHRRSSGQKSQRRMVRRSSSTSPKTQTAVVTKQQSQSMENLTPERSVAEEPKNMRFPGSNGENYSVTQNQVLHIQKHTPLSVRTRIHDLEAQQPVWTSLTKLITQTSHLGGQPRRDSSSSDVFSSQVDSVFAKEEGEKRQRRKTHSWTESFGPSGGIVLDPKPQQSSAIPLRPRGTRQREPPSRHASWGSGDNRSSLPPRISSGSYYDSNRNTTAIFEGVIQDLKRSGNCNAMEGSVEQAVGANEGTVKRTKQKLEESTSLKKRCQEDSSSQELLLETVDAGQRRCPSLYRSASSAHSPRQRQPLRCNSEELMHTSDIENKNTTTPGDQEVVLRFPGQTLAEDQRISGNVQILKQNFEAKVAGAGGGGAGGVAVSSSTTTAVPANPGKKTTSHQSLPSSPVAQHASNCNSNSSASNSSDSSVSENCDRNVKGLVHKYQTTTSCSSQAAATQTVACAPLPTAGSNTSHACSNTITTTSTTSFKQRPHSHYDRSLSNRSTHDYSESRPPPAPVRLSHASNMQQQQLQQPEQQQQVQIRRLAQHGKTHPLSRLSAPKTGFNTAAYNTM; via the exons ATGATCAAGCAAAATTCTCAGCCCTTTGCAAAATTAGAATTCAGCCTTTTAGCTTGTTCTTGGCCCTATGACTATATAGTTGGCATACCTCGATGG GATGGCGAGGCCGAGGACGACGAGGGTAATAGCAAGGGCCACGATCGCAGCGAGTGCTTCTTTGCCGGCAAGGGGACCGCTTTGGTCCTCGCCCTCAAGGACATCCCGCCCCAGCAGCAAAGCGAGCGCCGCCTGAGCACCGACTCCACCCGCTCGAGCAACAGCACGCAGAGCAACAACTCGGACATCCAGCTCCATCTGCAGTCCATGTTCTACCTGCTGCAGCGCGAGGACACGCTCAAGATG GCTGTCAAACTGGAGTCGCAGCGGTCCAACCGCACTCGCTACCTGGTGATTGCCTCGCGTAGCTGCTGTAGAAGCGCCACCAGCGAGCGACGGCGCCACCGGATCATCCGTCACAATTCGGCCAAGGTCGGTGGATCGGCGGGCAGCACAGCGTCCTCCACGGCAACGGTCACCACGCAGCGTCAGCTGTCCGTCGAGCAGACCGCCACCGAGGCCAGCAGCAAATGTGATAGATCAGCGGACAAGGAGAACGCAACGGCGGCCGGCGACAACAAGAATACCTCGGGCATGGAGGAGTCCTGCCTGCTGGGCATCGACTGCAACGAGCGGACCACCCTGGGCCTGGTGGTGCCCATCCTGGCGGACACCACAATCCATTTGGATGGCGATGG TGGCTTCAGCGTCAAAGTTTACGAAAAGACGCACATCTTCAAGCCGGTCTCAGTGCAGGCCATGTG GTCCGCGCTGCAGACGCTGCACAAAGTGTCGAAGAAGGCTCGTGAGAACAACTTCTATGCCAGCGGACCCTCCCACGACTGGCTTTCCAGCTACGAGAGGCGCATCGAATCGGACCAATCCTGTCTGAACGAGTGGAATGCCATGGACTCGATCGAGAGCCGCCGACCACCTTCGCCTGATGCCATACGAAACAA ACCCCCCGAAAAGGAGGAAACCGAAAGTGTCATTAAGATGAAGCTGAAGGCCATCATGATGTCGGTGGATCTGGACGAGGTCACCTCCAAGTACATACGCGGGCGTCTCGAGGAGATCCTGGACATGGATTTGGGCGAGTACAAGTCTTTTATTGACGCCGAAATGCTCGTTATCCTCGGTCAAATGGATGCCCCCACAAAGATATTCGAGCACGTCTATTTGGGCTCCGAGTGGAACGCCAGCAACCTCGAGGAGCTGCAGAAAAACGG CGTTCGCCACATCCTGAATGTCACACGGGAGATCGACAACTTCTTTCCCGGCACCTTTGAGTACTTCAATGTGCGCGTGTACGACGACGAGAAGACGAACCTGCTGAAGTACTGGGACGACACCTTCCGCTACATTTCGCGCGCGAAGGCCGAGGGCTCCAAGGTGCTGGTGCACTGCAAGATGGGCGTCAGCCGGTCCGCCTCGGTGGTCATCGCGTACGCCATGAAGGCCTACCAGTGGGAGTTCCAGCAGGCGCTGGAGCACGTGAAGAAGCAGCGCAGCTGCATCAAGCCGAACAAGAACTTTCTCAACCAGCTGGAGACCTACAGCGGCATGCTGGACGCCATGAAGAACAAGGAGAAGCTGCAGCGCAGCAAGAGCGAGACGAACTTGAAGAGCACAAAGGATGCGCGGCTGTTGCCGGGCAGCGAGCCCACTCCCCTCATTCAGGCGCTCAACCAggccaagtccaagtccaCCGGCGAGGCGGAAGTCACGCCAGATGGCGAGGAGGATCGCCTGCATCGCCGCTCCAGCGGCCAGAAGTCGCAGCGACGAATGGTTCGGCGCTCCAGCAGCACTTCGCCCAAGACACAGACGGCTGTCGTGACCAAGCAGCAGAGCCAGTCCATGGAGAACCTCACGCCGGAGCGCAGCGTGGCCGAGGAGCCCAAGAACATGCGCTTCCCGGGCAGCAACGGCGAGAACTACAGCGTCACCCAGAACCAGGTGCTGCACATCCAGAAGCACACGCCTCTGTCGGTGCGCACGCGGATTCACGATCTCGAGGCGCAGCAGCCCGTGTGGACATCGCTGACCAAGCTGATCACGCAGACTTCCCACCTGGGAGGTCAGCCGCGCAGGGATTCCAGCTCATCGGATGTGTTTTCCTCTCAGGTGGACAGTGTTTTCGCCAAGGAGGAGGGCGAGAAGCGGCAGCGACGCAAGACGCACTCCTGGACGGAGTCATTTGGACCCAGTGGCGGCATCGTGCTGGATCCCAAGCCACAGCAATCGAGCGCTATTCCACTGCGTCCTCGGGGCACTCGGCAAAGGGAGCCTCCTTCGCGGCACGCCAGCTGGGGATCGGGCGACAATCGCAGCAGCCTGCCGCCGCGAATTAGTTCGGGTTCCTACTACGACAGCAACCGCAACACCACGGCCATCTTCGAGGGCGTCATCCAGGACCTCAAGCGCAGCGGCAACTGCAATGCGATGGAAGGATCAGTGGAACAGGCCGTGGGAGCTAACGAGGGCACTGTGAAGCGCACCAAGCAGAAGCTGGAGGAGAGCACCTCGCTGAAGAAGCGCTGCCAGGAGGACAGCAGCAGCCAGGAGCTGCTGCTCGAGACAGTGGATGCGGGGCAAAGGCGTTGCCCGAGTCTCTACAGGAGCGCCTCGTCGGCGCACAGTCCACGGCAGCGACAGCCGCTGCGCTGCAACAGCGAGGAGCTGATGCACACCAGCGACATTGAGAACAAGAACACCACCACGCCCGGCGATCAGGAGGTAGTGCTGCGCTTTCCGGGTCAAACGCTGGCCGAGGATCAGCGCATTTCGGGCAATGTGCAAATACTCAAGCAGAATTTCGAAGCCAAAGTGGCGggcgcaggaggaggaggagcaggaggagtagCGGTCAGTAGTTCAACGACGACGGCGGTGCCAGCGAATCCCGGCAAGAAGACGACCAGCCACCAATCACTGCCTTCGTCGCCGGTGGCGCAGCATGCCTCGAACTGCAACTCCAACTCCTCCGCCTCCAACTCGTCCGATTCCAGCGTAAGCGAAAATTGTGATCGTAATGTAAAAGGTCTAGTGCATAAATATCAAACCACTACTTCCTGCAGTAGCCAGGCGGCGGCCACGCAGACAGTCGCCTGTGCCCCACTGCCAACCGCCGGAAGCAACACGAGCCACGCCTGCAGCAACACCATtaccaccaccagcaccactAGCTTCAAGCAACGCCCGCACTCCCACTACGACCGCTCGCTATCCAACCGATCGACGCATGATTATAGTGAGAGTCGACCGCCTCCTGCGCCCGTACGCCTCAGTCACgccagcaacatgcaacagcagcagctgcaacaaccggaacaacagcagcaggtgCAAATCCGGCGGCTGGCGCAGCATGGAAAGACGCATCCGCTGAGCAGGCTAAGTGCTCCCAAAACGGGCTTCAACACCGCCGCCTACAACACCATGTAA
- the ssh gene encoding protein phosphatase Slingshot isoform X3: MIKQNSQPFAKLEFSLLACSWPYDYIVGIPRWDGEAEDDEGNSKGHDRSECFFAGKGTALVLALKDIPPQQQSERRLSTDSTRSSNSTQSNNSDIQLHLQSMFYLLQREDTLKMAVKLESQRSNRTRYLVIASRSCCRSATSERRRHRIIRHNSAKVGGSAGSTASSTATVTTQRQLSVEQTATEASSKCDRSADKENATAAGDNKNTSGMEESCLLGIDCNERTTLGLVVPILADTTIHLDGDGGFSVKVYEKTHIFKPVSVQAMWSALQTLHKVSKKARENNFYASGPSHDWLSSYERRIESDQSCLNEWNAMDSIESRRPPSPDAIRNKPPEKEETESVIKMKLKAIMMSVDLDEVTSKYIRGRLEEILDMDLGEYKSFIDAEMLVILGQMDAPTKIFEHVYLGSEWNASNLEELQKNGVRHILNVTREIDNFFPGTFEYFNVRVYDDEKTNLLKYWDDTFRYISRAKAEGSKVLVHCKMGVSRSASVVIAYAMKAYQWEFQQALEHVKKQRSCIKPNKNFLNQLETYSGMLDAMKNKEKLQRSKSETNLKSTKDARLLPGSEPTPLIQALNQAKSKSTGEAEVTPDGEEDRLHRRSSGQKSQRRMVRRSSSTSPKTQTAVVTKQQSQSMENLTPERSVAEEPKNMRFPGSNGENYSVTQNQVLHIQKHTPLSVRTRIHDLEAQQPVWTSLTKLITQTSHLGGQPRRDSSSSDVFSSQVDSVFAKEEGEKRQRRKTHSWTESFGPSGGIVLDPKPQQSSAIPLRPRGTRQREPPSRHASWGSGDNRSSLPPRISSGSYYDSNRNTTAIFEGVIQDLKRSGNCNAMEGSVEQAVGANEGTVKRTKQKLEESTSLKKRCQEDSSSQELLLETVDAGQRRCPSLYRSASSAHSPRQRQPLRCNSEELMHTSDIENKNTTTPGDQEVVLRFPGQTLAEDQRISGNVQILKQNFEAKVAGAGGGGAGGVAVSSSTTTAVPANPGKKTTSHQSLPSSPVAQHASNCNSNSSASNSSDSS; the protein is encoded by the exons ATGATCAAGCAAAATTCTCAGCCCTTTGCAAAATTAGAATTCAGCCTTTTAGCTTGTTCTTGGCCCTATGACTATATAGTTGGCATACCTCGATGG GATGGCGAGGCCGAGGACGACGAGGGTAATAGCAAGGGCCACGATCGCAGCGAGTGCTTCTTTGCCGGCAAGGGGACCGCTTTGGTCCTCGCCCTCAAGGACATCCCGCCCCAGCAGCAAAGCGAGCGCCGCCTGAGCACCGACTCCACCCGCTCGAGCAACAGCACGCAGAGCAACAACTCGGACATCCAGCTCCATCTGCAGTCCATGTTCTACCTGCTGCAGCGCGAGGACACGCTCAAGATG GCTGTCAAACTGGAGTCGCAGCGGTCCAACCGCACTCGCTACCTGGTGATTGCCTCGCGTAGCTGCTGTAGAAGCGCCACCAGCGAGCGACGGCGCCACCGGATCATCCGTCACAATTCGGCCAAGGTCGGTGGATCGGCGGGCAGCACAGCGTCCTCCACGGCAACGGTCACCACGCAGCGTCAGCTGTCCGTCGAGCAGACCGCCACCGAGGCCAGCAGCAAATGTGATAGATCAGCGGACAAGGAGAACGCAACGGCGGCCGGCGACAACAAGAATACCTCGGGCATGGAGGAGTCCTGCCTGCTGGGCATCGACTGCAACGAGCGGACCACCCTGGGCCTGGTGGTGCCCATCCTGGCGGACACCACAATCCATTTGGATGGCGATGG TGGCTTCAGCGTCAAAGTTTACGAAAAGACGCACATCTTCAAGCCGGTCTCAGTGCAGGCCATGTG GTCCGCGCTGCAGACGCTGCACAAAGTGTCGAAGAAGGCTCGTGAGAACAACTTCTATGCCAGCGGACCCTCCCACGACTGGCTTTCCAGCTACGAGAGGCGCATCGAATCGGACCAATCCTGTCTGAACGAGTGGAATGCCATGGACTCGATCGAGAGCCGCCGACCACCTTCGCCTGATGCCATACGAAACAA ACCCCCCGAAAAGGAGGAAACCGAAAGTGTCATTAAGATGAAGCTGAAGGCCATCATGATGTCGGTGGATCTGGACGAGGTCACCTCCAAGTACATACGCGGGCGTCTCGAGGAGATCCTGGACATGGATTTGGGCGAGTACAAGTCTTTTATTGACGCCGAAATGCTCGTTATCCTCGGTCAAATGGATGCCCCCACAAAGATATTCGAGCACGTCTATTTGGGCTCCGAGTGGAACGCCAGCAACCTCGAGGAGCTGCAGAAAAACGG CGTTCGCCACATCCTGAATGTCACACGGGAGATCGACAACTTCTTTCCCGGCACCTTTGAGTACTTCAATGTGCGCGTGTACGACGACGAGAAGACGAACCTGCTGAAGTACTGGGACGACACCTTCCGCTACATTTCGCGCGCGAAGGCCGAGGGCTCCAAGGTGCTGGTGCACTGCAAGATGGGCGTCAGCCGGTCCGCCTCGGTGGTCATCGCGTACGCCATGAAGGCCTACCAGTGGGAGTTCCAGCAGGCGCTGGAGCACGTGAAGAAGCAGCGCAGCTGCATCAAGCCGAACAAGAACTTTCTCAACCAGCTGGAGACCTACAGCGGCATGCTGGACGCCATGAAGAACAAGGAGAAGCTGCAGCGCAGCAAGAGCGAGACGAACTTGAAGAGCACAAAGGATGCGCGGCTGTTGCCGGGCAGCGAGCCCACTCCCCTCATTCAGGCGCTCAACCAggccaagtccaagtccaCCGGCGAGGCGGAAGTCACGCCAGATGGCGAGGAGGATCGCCTGCATCGCCGCTCCAGCGGCCAGAAGTCGCAGCGACGAATGGTTCGGCGCTCCAGCAGCACTTCGCCCAAGACACAGACGGCTGTCGTGACCAAGCAGCAGAGCCAGTCCATGGAGAACCTCACGCCGGAGCGCAGCGTGGCCGAGGAGCCCAAGAACATGCGCTTCCCGGGCAGCAACGGCGAGAACTACAGCGTCACCCAGAACCAGGTGCTGCACATCCAGAAGCACACGCCTCTGTCGGTGCGCACGCGGATTCACGATCTCGAGGCGCAGCAGCCCGTGTGGACATCGCTGACCAAGCTGATCACGCAGACTTCCCACCTGGGAGGTCAGCCGCGCAGGGATTCCAGCTCATCGGATGTGTTTTCCTCTCAGGTGGACAGTGTTTTCGCCAAGGAGGAGGGCGAGAAGCGGCAGCGACGCAAGACGCACTCCTGGACGGAGTCATTTGGACCCAGTGGCGGCATCGTGCTGGATCCCAAGCCACAGCAATCGAGCGCTATTCCACTGCGTCCTCGGGGCACTCGGCAAAGGGAGCCTCCTTCGCGGCACGCCAGCTGGGGATCGGGCGACAATCGCAGCAGCCTGCCGCCGCGAATTAGTTCGGGTTCCTACTACGACAGCAACCGCAACACCACGGCCATCTTCGAGGGCGTCATCCAGGACCTCAAGCGCAGCGGCAACTGCAATGCGATGGAAGGATCAGTGGAACAGGCCGTGGGAGCTAACGAGGGCACTGTGAAGCGCACCAAGCAGAAGCTGGAGGAGAGCACCTCGCTGAAGAAGCGCTGCCAGGAGGACAGCAGCAGCCAGGAGCTGCTGCTCGAGACAGTGGATGCGGGGCAAAGGCGTTGCCCGAGTCTCTACAGGAGCGCCTCGTCGGCGCACAGTCCACGGCAGCGACAGCCGCTGCGCTGCAACAGCGAGGAGCTGATGCACACCAGCGACATTGAGAACAAGAACACCACCACGCCCGGCGATCAGGAGGTAGTGCTGCGCTTTCCGGGTCAAACGCTGGCCGAGGATCAGCGCATTTCGGGCAATGTGCAAATACTCAAGCAGAATTTCGAAGCCAAAGTGGCGggcgcaggaggaggaggagcaggaggagtagCGGTCAGTAGTTCAACGACGACGGCGGTGCCAGCGAATCCCGGCAAGAAGACGACCAGCCACCAATCACTGCCTTCGTCGCCGGTGGCGCAGCATGCCTCGAACTGCAACTCCAACTCCTCCGCCTCCAACTCGTCCGATTCCAGC TAG